From the genome of Maniola jurtina chromosome 10, ilManJurt1.1, whole genome shotgun sequence, one region includes:
- the LOC123868934 gene encoding D-aspartate oxidase — MDNKSPKIAVIGAGVIGMTVAKILQQELRNTNITIIADTFTEDTVSCVAAGIFRPGTSFKGPSKEITKKWINNSWYFWQDILKTSEAPLAGLMPLSTYIFSKENYFVTRNHLIEDLVPIYRSVEKDELKLCGERWKYGSYFSTIKIGCDRYLPWVEKSFIEKGGKIDVKKIDSFASLRSKFDLVFNCTGLGAKMLCGDHDLVALRGQVIKVKAPWLKMAFYGDYDTYIIPGLDGVATLGGVRQYDSYNKEVCKYDSAAIMERCCQLLPALGTAEIVAHRVGFRPHRVPVRVEPEFVDGVKVVHCYGHGGYGVMCAPGTAMDAVRMGVDFLKSNVRSKM; from the coding sequence ATGGATAACAAAAGTCCAAAGATAGCGGTGATCGGGGCCGGCGTGATTGGTATGACAGTGGCTAAGATACTACAGCAAGAGTTGAGAAACACAAATATCACCATAATTGCTGATACGTTCACAGAAGACACAGTTAGTTGCGTCGCGGCAGGGATCTTTAGACCAGGCACAAGTTTCAAAGGCCCTTCCaaagaaattacaaaaaaatggaTAAACAATTCGTGGTATTTTTGGCAGGATATTCTAAAGACCTCCGAAGCACCCCTAGCCGGTCTCATGCCCTTATCGACCtatatattttcaaaagaaaattacTTCGTCACCCGGAACCACCTAATCGAAGACTTGGTGCCTATTTACAGATCTGTCGAAAAAGATGAGCTCAAATTATGCGGCGAAAGATGGAAATACGGCTCATATTTCTCGACGATAAAAATTGGCTGCGATAGATACTTGCCGTGGGTGGAGAAATCGTTTATTGAAAAGGGTGGCAAAATCGATGTGAAGAAGATCGACTCTTTCGCGTCACTACGTTCGAAATTTGATTTGGTTTTCAATTGCACGGGTTTGGGCGCGAAGATGTTGTGCGGTGACCATGATTTGGTGGCTTTGCGCGGACAGGTTATAAAAGTTAAAGCGCCTTGGTTGAAAATGGCTTTTTATGGGGACTACGATACTTACATCATTCCTGGATTGGACGGCGTCGCTACACTAGGAGGTGTACGCCAGTACGACAGTTACAATAAAGAGGTTTGTAAATACGATTCGGCAGCCATAATGGAACGTTGTTGCCAACTTTTGCCGGCTTTGGGGACAGCAGAAATCGTCGCACATAGAGTTGGTTTTAGACCACATAGAGTGCCTGTAAGGGTGGAACCAGAGTTCGTGGACGGTGTGAAAGTAGTCCACTGCTACGGGCATGGTGGTTACGGTGTGATGTGCGCCCCGGGAACCGCGATGGATGCTGTCAGAATGGGCGTAGACTTTTTGAAAAGCAATGTTAGGAgcaaaatgtaa
- the LOC123868938 gene encoding protein transport protein sft2, with translation MANLKSDLDEYLLQNESRRSYKISLPFSTPSFFSRSNEETPTSSTSSTGTWFENVQKEYFTLSRTQRFMGFGICLSLGVLCFILSFLYIPFLLLQARKFALLFTLGSVFFIFSFSFLYGPWAHMKSLFSKERAITTLLYGFTLVATLYCALHLQSTALTIICAVAQVLALMWMMLGSIPGGSSGARVFGSMFKSSVSNTLPI, from the exons ATGGCGAACCTAAAGTCGGATTTGGATGAATACTTGCTACAAAACGAGAGTCGTCGGAGTTACAAAATCAGTTTACCATTCTCGACTCCTAGTTTTTTCTCTAGAAGTAATGAGGAAACTCCCACTAGCAGTACCAGCTCAACCGGAACTTGGTTTGAGAACGTACAGAAAGAATACTTTACCTTG AGTCGCACACAAAGGTTTATGGGATTTGGCATATGCTTGTCGCTGGGAGTTCTCTGCTTCATCCTGTCGTTCTTATACATACCATTCTTACTCTTACAAGCCAGGAAATTTGCTCTTCTGTTCACATTGGGAAGTGTCTTCTTCATATTTAG CTTTAGTTTTCTCTACGGACCTTGGGCACATATGAAGTCACTGTTTTCCAAGGAGCGAGCGATCACAACACTATTATACGGGTTTACTTTAGTAGCAACACTATATTGTGCACTGCACTTGCAGAGTACTGCGCTAACAATCATCTGTGCAGTTGCACAAGTCCTTGCACTCATGTGGATGATGCTGGGTTCCATTCCCGGGGGATCATCTGGCGCGAGGGTCTTCGGAAGCATGTTCAAGTCCTCAGTATCAAATACTTTGCCTATTTAA